TGGCTTGGCCAACTGCGGTTTGTCACTTAAGCGTCTGATAGCGTCGAATATATCCAGCCAGCTCTTTTTTCGGCAGCCGGACTGCCGGGTCTGCCGCAAGTTGTGAGAGTGCCTTGTGGAGCTGTGCCGCCGAAGAGAGCTTGCCTTCGAAGAGTTGATCACAGACCCAGAGCACGCCGTGCACTTCGATACGGCTGCTCTCCGCCAGCGACCGAAGCTCTAAATCTCCAGTGAGCAAGATACAGCCGGAGTGTGTCTCGGCGAGAGCAAACGCGAATCCATCGTGAATGCTGAGGCGTGGCCGAGCACGAATGACATCGCGCGCCCGAGAGACCTGCGGTCCCGGCAGGTCCACTACTTTCAGGCCCGCCTCAAACAGAACTTTCTTCTCTCTTGCGGTGAAGCTTAGAAGCTCTTCTTCGAATAGAGTGTTGGGGATGAGAATCTCGAACGGCAGGCGGAGAAAGCCCGCCAGCAGAGCGGCCTTGCGCAGATCAATGAGGCAGCTGGTGTCACTGATGATGATCCGCATGGTCGATCTGCGGTCCTTTCAGGCCGGCCTCGACCTTCGGTAGGGGGATTCTCAGCAGTTCGGCCGCCTTACTCAGCGACACGAAGTTCTCGGCAAGTGCGCGATAACAGAGGCGTTCAAAGCGCCTGGGGCGCTCCCGCTCGCCGCGGATCTTCTCTTCCTCAAGCTCCTCGGGCTCGTGAGTTCGCCAGCCGCGTGCGATCGTCTGGAAAGCGTAGGTCAGAATGGACTCGTTGATTACGCCTATCTGTTTGAGGCGCATGAGCAATGCTGCTCCGCTAACGCGGTAGAGCCGTTTTAGCGCGATGAGTTCCTTGTAGCCCAGAGCGTTGCGCTGCTTGCCCACCTCGCGCAGCAGGTGCTCTTGTGGCATCAGAAAGGCACCGGCAAAAAGGTTGGCGGCCTTCTCTTCTTCTTTGTCGGGAAGGCTGGTTGGGTCGATGACGCGGTGGGCGAGCTCGTGGGCCAAGGTCAGCCGTCGGCGTTCGAGCGAGAACTGCCGGTTTACGACGATGACCGGCAGACCGGGAGAGCCTTCCTCTCTCGCTACGATGCAGGTGAATCCGGAGACACGATCGGGCAGATCGACGATGAGGACCTTGAGCCCCTTCTCTTCGAGCAACTCGGTCATATTGGGGATCGGGTCGGTGCCGAGCATCCACTTCGACCGGACCTCGCGGGCGAGGCCTTCGGAGTCTTCGATTCGCTGAAGTTTTTTGAGGGTCGCGAAGGGCGGCTTCCACTCTGCGCTGTCGAGGTCGAGAATATGCTCGATCTGGAGGTAGCGCTCGATCCATTCGAGGACTTCGGTCTCAACGGTCGCGCGATCAGCCGAGGTGGTATTGGCCTTAGTGCGAAACTCGACGCCGGAGAGCACAAGTCCTTGGGTATCCATGAGGTAAGTGACGGATACTTCGAGGGCTTTAGCTAGCGCGATTAGGACACCGGAGCTGGGAATGTCCTCTCCCCGTTCATACTTGCCGATGGCCTGCGCGGTGACCCGGTTGTCCATCTTAGCGGCCAGATCCCGTAGCGAGAAGCCTGCCTTGCGGCGGGCGAGCAGGATGCGGTCAGCAATCATAGGGCGTCTCCGTCGGTTTACAAATGCAAACCATCTGTATTTACTGTAAACTATTATGTGAACATGCTCCGTAACTACGAAAGTACCTTGCCGCATTCATTTCGGCGCACCTGGATTACCGGATCAATGGAAATAGCAGCATGGAATACAGGCACAAATCCGATTCGGAGCACGCAATGGACCGACTCATTCGGTCCGACATTTTGCCGCACGTCGTCGAGCTTACAGAGGCAATGCCCGCGCTCGCGGCACTGTGGCCTCGGGTTCTTCAGATGCGACTTGTCTTCGACGCGAACCGTGTTCACGCCGAACTGCGCTGGCGCCTGACGCGGCGAAAGAACCCCTCGGATCGCAGCGCCATCCATGAAGCAATCGTTGCGGGTGTGGTGGTCCTTTTTGCGCCGGAACAACTGAAAAGCGAAATAGCAAAATACCTCGAAGACATTGCGGAAGACACCGGTGTCTCGGTCGCGGATGTGCAGCGGGAATGGGAACTCTTCCAGAAGCACCTCTGTTTCTATGAACCGAAGAGTCGGCCTTCCTCCGCTGAATCGTATGCGGATGTCGATGACTTCCCGTACCTCGCGACTTTGCGCGAGGTGGACACGCAGGCTGTCTACACCTCGGACCGTCATCTGGCCGCGATGCACGCTCCGGTTGTCTCCGCTTTTATCGACACCCACCTGCGCGACTACGCCCGCGCAAGCAGCGTTCAGATTGTGCTGCAACTAGGCTCATCATTTTCCGTGATCGTGAGCTGGGAGTTTCTCTGCGCTGCCTACCGCCTGTTTACCCGTTCTATCCAGGCACTGAAACGGCTCCCGCCTGCAGCACAAGTGGTCCTGGCAGGAGTCACCGCCGCTGCTGTCCTTAACCCGAAGAGCCGGGAAAAGCTCATTGCCGGCTGGAACTCGCTCTTTCATTCCGAGGCCGCCGCTCTCGTTTGGAAGGCGATCAACCATCTCGTGCTGACGGCGGACGCGGCGAAGCGAGACGTCGACAATCACTATTCGCATCTGCATACGGTCGTTCCGGCACAGCAACGGCGGCCTTTGCTCCATCACATCCGTGCGGTCTGCGTTGCGGCCGGTTCGGGAATAAACCTTGATGAGTTGGAGCGTCGCGTCCGGCGGGGTGGATATGAAAGCCGGTCGAAGACATCTCGGCAGTACCTTTGCCGAATTCTTCGAAGTGATGAATCGTTCATCGAACTAGCGCCTGGGCTGTGGTCGCTTCGCACCACATCGGGCTCGCCGAATTGAGATGAGCGTGCCCGCTCGATCCTGGCTATTTAGTGCCTGGTACTTGGCGGCGCACAGGAAGTGTAGAAAGCAGCCAGATCATGACTGAAATCGAAACATATCTCCGGTATCAGGATGTCTTCGGGACGGCGTCGAGCCTTGGGCAGTTTGAGACGCTGATGCGCGCGCTCGATCTCGGCCTTATGCTCCGACTCTTCTCTCCGGTCAACACTATATGTGCGCGCAGGGGCCTGCCGAACCGCGACCAGGCGCAACTCGGGCTCATTCGAGAGTTGTTCGATGAGGCTACAGCGCGGAAGACGCTTGCGTATGGAACCAGCAGTGGTCGCGGCATCACCGTCTTCCATCGAAAGCAATGCCTGTTCATCTTGCGTGAAGCGATGCGGCTGTGTCCCGACCTGCCCGGGATGCAGCCCGCAGATATTCGGGAATCGCTTGCGCTGGTCAGCCTCATGGCAAACGACCACGTATCCGCGACGTCCCAGCAGGGCACCTCAGCGCTCGACCAGATTGCAGCTCTGATGTGCGACTTCATTCCTGTAACGGAGGCGAATGAACTCAGGTTCGAGATGGCATCTGTCTCGCGGATGCACAAGATAGTCCATGACATCGCACCGGCGCGAGCACAGGAGCCGGCTTACTTTGATATCGGCCAACTGTTTGAACAGGCAAGCAGGCTTCCCCTGACGACGTACGAGGCCCTCAGTCTCGCTATCATGCCCCGTGTCATTAAAAGTGCTGTCGATGTTCTGACCCACTCGCCTGACTACGGCGTTCATATAAACTTCTTCGACCAAACGCAACTCTCTGAGAGTCAGCGCGATGCGTTCTTTCGTCTGCTGGCGAGGACCCCAGATGAGTTCCGGGCGCGCGTGGAGGGCCGGGTTCCTTCTCTCAGTGATTTCACGATCTTTAAGGAGACACCCTTCCTGCGTAACCCGGATCGGCTCGTCCCGATGGACATGACCGCTTGCATGGAAAAATTTGAAGCCTCCGTCTTCTGGACGATCTTCCGGTCACTCCCCGAGAAGCAGAAGGAACCCTTTACGTCCTTCTGGGCGACTGTCTTCGAGGACTACATCGACTGGCTGCTGACCAATTCCGTTGATCAATCGCTGAACCGTTTTTATCCGTCGCCCCGGTACGCCGATGGCGGCCGCGAAGAGGTCTGCGATGGCATTGTTGTCTCCGGGACAACGGCCATTTTTATCGAGTGCAAGGGAGGTTTCATCCGCGGAGACGCCAAGTATGGAGGCGACCCGGCCGCGTTGAGGGTTGAGATTGAAAAGAAGTACGTCACACCGAAAGGTGTTTTTCAGATTGCCAAGGCCATCCGCACGGCAACGACTCGCGCAAACCAGCGCCCGATCGAGGGAGTGGACCTGAGTCGAGTTACGACAATCATGCCCGTGCTGATCACCCGCGATGACATCGGAGACGGGTTCTATGTCAACACGTATTTGAACGCTCGGTTCCAGGACGCGAAAAGAGAGCTGGACATTTCGAAAGCCATCGGGCCTGTTTACTGCACGCAGCTGATCTGCATGTCGGTGGATGTCATCGAGAAGCTAACGCCCTATCTCATCGATACCCGCCTTTCGGGAATACTCGCGGACCGTATGATGTCTGATCGGGATTTGAGTGCTCCTTTTTTTATGAAGCCACTCTCTTCGCTTTCGGCGAAGGGCACCCGGCCGCCACACCTCTTGAGAGAGCTCAATGCGGAGCTCAGCAGGGTTGCTGCGGCATTTCTCAAGGTTGAACCAACGAGCGAGCGTGACGCTGCCTGATAGAAGCGCCAAGCGATTTGCAGGCAAGGATGATGGGGTTTACGGGAAATGGCAACAGATCTCACCACCGAGGATAGCAAGACGTTGAGGGAAAGCTCATCAGCTGCCGCGACTGGCGGCAAAGGCTATACCTTTGCTGATAAGGTGGCCGCAGGTTTCCTCGTGCAGATGCTTGCCCGTGCTTTCCCGCTCGAAGCGACGCTGGGGTTTATCGCCGAGCTTCATTTCGAAACGAAGGAGTCCGGCAGGAACCTAGACGACCTTCACCTGGTCCTTCAGAACAGCGCCGGTGTTGCCCGCTGGTCCGTCTCCATCAAAAGCAATCGGCAGCTTTCGGGGAATGGGTTCAACAATACGCTGGTGGGTGATCTCTGGGCGGATTGGAGAGGGGAACGAGGCGCCAGCTTCGACCCAAGCTCTGACGTATTCGGGCTGATCACGGGCACGGTTGCTGATGGACCACTGCATGATTGGGAGGAACTGCGGCAGGAGGCAGCAGACCCGACGCCAGTGCGATTCCTGCAACGGATCGATGGTGAGAAGCAGATCTCCGCAGCAAAGAAGAAGATATTTTCCAGTCTTTACCCGACCGTAAGCCCCAACCAGGCACAGCGCGAGGCCACCGTGCGTCTGGCGGCACGGCTGCACGTGCTGCGCTTCGATAAAAACCTGGAAGAGGGGCGTTATATCAATCAGTGCGCCTTGTTAGTTTCTTCGGGCAGTGTCGAAGAGGGCACAAAGCTATGGAATGCGCTCTGTCAGCTTGCGGCGGACAATCGCGGCACCGGCGGATATTTTGATCTGCAAAAACTGTTGCAACGTCTTCGCGGCACCTTTGACCTGGTTGAGTACCCCGACTTCAGGGCGGACTGGGCGCGACTGGACGCGATCAGCGGAGACAATCTAGCGAACGTGAGGTCGGTCCTTGGTTCGGGCATTCATTTCGATCGAACTTCCGAACTTGCCGCTATCTCAGAGAGCATCGGCGAACACAGGATCACCTTCGTGGCCGGCGAGTCCGGCTCCGGCAAGTCTTCCCTCATCGCGCAGCTTGCACGCGAACCTGGCAGGTTCGGCCACACTCTCTGGCTGACGCCAGCCCAACTGTCGAAGACGAGCCAGACCGAGATCGCAACGAGCAATGGCCTGCGGCACACGCTGCTCGAGTTGGTCCGCTCCTCCTCTCGGAGTTCCTCGCTTCTGGTGATTGATGCGTTGGAGAAGTTCGAAGGTGAAGCCCGGTCGCGGGTCATTGAGCTGCTCCGCACAGTTTCTGAGAGAGGCTTTGCCGGATGGAAGGTCGTCATCTCCGGGCATCTTCAATCATGGGAGAAAGCGCAGGGTCTCCTCCGAGAAGCCGGTGTCACTGACTTCGTCAAGACCGATCTTGAACTGCCAAGCATCGCGGCGATCCGGAGTGCGGTTCAAAAGGTTCCGGGAATCAATTTGCTGCTGTTTCGTCAGGAACTGCAGCAAATCCTACGCAATCTCATGGTGCTGGATTGGGTCTTGCGGACCAACGTAGTCCAGAGCTTGTCGAACGAACCCGGAGGGCGGATCGGAGAGACCGGTCTGATCAACCTGATCTGGGAGCACTGGATTGGGAAGGATCGAAGGCTCCAACGCGACAGACTCCTTCGCGAGCTGGGCGAGCACGAAGGGGAAAAGCTGAGCGGCGCGGTGAGCGTCGATGCCATCCAAGACGTCCAGCTCCTCGACCTGCTTGAGACTTTGTCGAATGAGGACCTCGTCAGGATTACCCTGCCGACGGTGCGGTTCACCCACGACCTCATGGGTGATTGGGCACGGTTCCGCGCCCTGTCCAATCTTGACGGGAATTCGATCGCAAGAATCCGGACGGTCGTCCAAAGCCCTCGTTGGAATCGTGCCATACGGCTCTATGCTCAATCCCTACTTGAGGGGAAGGCGGACCTCGCCGACTGGAATAAGGCCCTAGCTGACCTCGATGCGCTGGATGCGGAATCGAAGGTGACAAAGGACCTCTTCCTGGAGGCGCTGATCTTCGCGACCGACGCGATACCGTTGTTGGAGGCAGCTTGGACGAATCTCATAGCCGATAAGGGGAAGCTCCTTAATCGGCTGATGGATCGGCTACTCTTTGTGGCCTCGTTCCCGGACCCACGGCTTCGTTCCTTCGTATCCGAGGAGAATGCTCAGGCATCGGAATCCTGGTTCCGCATTCCCATGCCGCTCCATTGGATTCCCGCTCTTTTCATTTTCTCGGCACACGCGGAAGATGTCGCGACGCTTGCCCTGAAAAAAGGGGCTGAGGTCTGTACGCTCTACTTGCGGAACATGCCGGCAGAGATGCCTGGTAGAAAGGAAGCGGCACATCTTGCGTTTGCTCTGGCTCGCGAACTTCAAGATCAAGTAGCGGCGTGGCCTTATTCCGGACGGGACAGCAAGGTCGTTTACGAGGCGATGCTGTTTGGAGCCGCTGAGGATCCTGACAGCGTAGCCCAGGTGGCCCTCGAAATTGCAGGTCGCAGGGCGGAGCCGGATCACGCAGTAAATCGCCGCGACCGCGCGGAAGAAGAGGCGGCAGCGCGCGAAGCGCGTTGGAGAGAGGAGCATCCGGAAGAGTACGAACAGCGCAGGATCTCTGTGGCATCCCTGCCGGGGGGCAGTTACTTCCCGAGTCGCAGACGATCGCCACTGCCCGATGGGCCGCAACGACGCATTCCCGAGGGTTTCCGCAGCGCGGTTATGGATTGGAGCGCCCTGACGTCTCTGATGCTACTCCGGCCGGATGCAGCGAAGGAGATTCTCCTGGCCGTCTGTCTAGAGGACCCAGGACACCGTGACCAAGAAGGGCCGATTCGCTCTTTTGGTCTTGAACATTGGCTGAACGGCTATCCCCCTATCTACTTCAAGGGTCCTTTCTACACCTTTCTTCAGCAATCGCCTCAGGCCGCTCTGGAGACGATCGTGAAGCTCTCGAATATTGTCACGGAACAAGGGCTGAGAGCCGAGCGAGTCGACCCGCTCAACGCCGACGATCGCGAGCGCTGCGCCCTCAAATTCACGGTCAAGGGGCGGACCGTCTATTGGTTCGGCAACGGACAAATCTACTATCTCCATCGGGGCGGGCGTCTCAATGATGATGTCCTTGTCTGCGCCCTTATGGCGCTTGAGAAGTGGTTGTACGACGAGCTGAGTGCCGGCCGGGAGATCGACAACTACGTTCAGTACATCTTCGAGAACGCCACATCCCTTGCTTTCGCGGGGATTCTGGTATCGGTCGGCTTGTATCACCCTGCGTTGTTTCACGGTTGCCTACGGCCACTTTTAGGAAACATGCACATCTATGAATGCCAGAGCCACGCGGCGTTGAATGAGAGCTCCGAACCGTGGAGGATTTCCTTTGCCGGGCGGCCGCAACAAGAGATCCAGCTCGCTATTCAGTGGAACCGGATGCCGCACCGCTGCGTCCTTCTTCGTGATCTGGTGCCAAGACTCCTTGTTGAGAACACTGAAACGCAGACGTATCTCAAGGAATGCGCGGCAGAGTGGGAAGCAACTGTGAAGCCGACGACCGACGACGACAAGGAGAGTTTCACGTTGTTCCTTGCCCGATTCAAGCCCGAAACCTATGTGCTGACACCGCGACCGGACAACATGATCGAGATCAGGCCGACTCTGCCAGACGAGGTTGAGCAGAAGAGGCAGGAGTCGCAGGCAGAGGCTGAGTTCCGCTTGTTATCGCACGGCATGGCGCTGCAGGCCCGCCAGATCCTCAACACCGGGGAAAGCCTGACCGCAGACAAGCTACCAGAGTTCTTTCAGCAGCTCCAGAGGATACATCAACCCGAGTATCCGGATTCTAGTGAGGACGAAATGCGGATTCGCCTTCAATCGATTGCTGGCGGACTCGCAGTGCTTTTCATCTACCACCGAGCGTGGTTGTCGGTCAACGAGGGCATGCAACAGTGGTGCTTCGATGCGTTGAGGAATCTGCAGGACGCCCCTACCGAAGAGCATGAGGGGCCCGAGTCCGGCAATATGGGGATCTGCGTCGAAACCTTTCTCGGCGAACTTGGCGTCTTCCTCCTGCAGGAACGACAGGACGAGTGGGTCAAGCGGTTGGCGTTTGAAGGAGTGACAGGCTTTTATTACCGCTCAACACGTTTGTCGATGGGGAGAGCATACCTTTGCCGAGAAGGACTCGGCGAGATCTTTGATGAACTGATCTCCGTCGTTCTGCTATGGTCTGCTCTCAGGCGCGGCGCAACGCGGAAAACAGGGCGATACACCCAACGGCCGGTTCTTCCTGGCTATAAGTCGGCTCTCTGTGCACGTTTCCTCGACGGCAGACTCAAGCGGCGTCCGGTCACGGTCGCGATGGCTACTCGTCTCGGGGCAAACCTCGTTGAACGCGTCGAGCGGCTTGACCCCTCAGAGATCGCCAGGAGGCAGTGGGAGAAGCAACGCAAAGCCTTCGACAAGAAGGATCGGGACCGCGATGCAAGCCGCGAAATGGCGCAGGTCGATTATGAGGTGATCGTCGCCGGATTTTGCTTCCTTTCACTCGAATTGACTTCCGGTGAGCAGACCGACCGGAGTCGCGCCACGGGATATATCCGGCAACTCTTCGATCTTGAGATGACGACTCTCCCCATTCTCGAGGGAGAAGACGAAGGGAGAGAGGTCGGCGGCACACCCTATGAGTTTGATCGCTGGATACTCGGTTTGGCAGCCGAACTGCTCGCCACTGTCACCTCGCAGGACCAGGCGCGGGCGATTTATGAACCAGTGTTGCGCCGCGGACCTGCTGCCCACTATTGGACGCGCGATTTTCTTCAATCCTGGATGACCAGCGCACTCCCGCGGATGTCTGACCATAAGCTCTTTGCCGAGATCTGGCAGGGTATGGTGGACTACACGTTTTCGCTTCCGCTATGGGTGGGAAGAAGGCCCGGCATTTGGTTCCATGCCGAGGACCTGTCCGTCGATCTCATGGGCTTGCGCACCGACGCGGTGAAGGTCTTCGGTCGTAAAGAATATGCCGACCTTACAAGGGTAATGGCGCCGACGTTCAAAGGGTGGGGCGATCAGTGGTTGAAGTTCGGTCGCGTCGCGGCATGGTTTGCCAATTATCTCGCCACAGAGTCTGGAAGGTCTCTTCTTCCCCAAGGTATCCAGCAGCTTAGCGAGGTTGTGGGTTTCTTTAGTGAACGTGATTGGGAGGAAGGAGGGCTGCCGCTGACTCTTACGTCTGCCTTGGCTGCGGGCTGGCGGTACGCCTCCAGTGAGATTACAGCAGATGCGGCCCTAAGAGAGGCTTACCTTCGCATCCTGATGGAGCTCTGTTCCCGCTCTGTCGCAGAAGCGATCCATCTGAGGGACCGCATCTCGCACATCATTCCGATGGGCTAATGCACGAGCGTGGGCCCCTGGATCAAAGCGATGCACGGCGTTAGAACGAATCTTCGAGGTGATCTGTTGAACTCCGTAAAATCTCCGTCTCTCGAATCGTTTGAAAAAATCGTAGCAGCTGTGCTGGCGCGCGTACCTGATGGAAGCACGCCGACATTTTCCCTCCTTCCGGAGATTTGGGCCGCTCCACAGGCGATTGCCCCGGAGAAGCTGAACTTGTTGCTTCCGCTACTGCGTGAAGTAAAGCTCTATCCGCAAACATGCGACTTCAGGTTTTCCACCTCGGGCGATTATCTCCATATCTCCGATGGGGCTCTCAACCTGATCTGGTGCTCAAGCTATACTTCGTGGTTCATCTATCAGGCTTACAGTAGAGCTCAGAAAAATGGGAGAGATGTTGTGCGCTTTGACGACGACACAAAGACGGAGGAAGCAATCAATCTTTATCAATGGGCGATTCGTAGCGTGCGCAACAAGACATACACTCCGTGGCCGGAGGGCGCGCCACGGCCGACGAGAACACCTGTGCATGGGAGTGAACTGCATCTGGCCAACGAGGTATTTCTGACGTGCACAGCGTGGATGCTGCTGCACGAGCTAGGACATCTTGAACGAAATCATCCGTTCCTGACATCTTCCCGTTCCCTGGATGAAGAGCATGAAGCTGATTTCTTCGCCACGGATCATGTCCTCGGCGGGGTCACGAATGAGGATGTGCGATTCAAGCGGAGCGTCGGGATCGTTGTGGCGAATGCCATCCTACTTGTGCTCGAACTGATGAATGGCCCGGTCACTTCTCAGACACATCCACCTATCGAGGAGCGTATCAGCCGAAATCTTCGCGGACCCCAACTTGAATCCGACAATAAGATTCATGCGTTCGCAACTGCGCTGCTTCAGTTTCACCTCGGCGTAGTCGGGATCTTCCCGCAGTTGGATGAGCGCGCCCTGTTCGGAGAGTTCGTAGACGATTTCTGCCTAGCGGTCAACCGGTGGAGGAGATCTGCCTGACTCTGGTTATGGGGAAGGCGGCAGCCATTCGTTCTTCTCTAGGAATGAAACAATCATGCGCACGTTCATCGTAATCGCCTGAAGTCGATGAGGGAGCGTGTCGTTCGGGTGGCAAGGAGCCGTCAAGCCATCGAGCCACAAATCAATATCAGCAAGAGGATTGGCGAACAACTTCATGCCACGTTGCCAACCACTCAGCGAAAAACGGGCTGCGGGTCCCTCCATCGAGGACATTGGACGAACCTCAAGCTTCTCAAGCCGCGTGCCCTCGGGAAGCTCAAACAGAGGCCGATCTATTGAAATTCCGGCGATAAGGGTGTGCAGGCGCCGATGCCTGTCTATCCGAGCTAGTTCGTTTAGGAACCGCAGGCATCGATTCGAATTCAAGACCAAGAGAGAGGCTTCGAGCGGCGGCTCGGCGAACGGTTGAGTCACCTCGATGAACCGTTGTCTGCCGACATTTAGCAGTGCGATTTTTCGAGATTGCTTGGCCCATTCTTCCTTCCTCTCGCAAATGGGAAATTCGATGGAAGATGTTTTTGGCGGAGGATTTTGACCAGAGTCTTGAATCGCAGACGCGTAGACAGCGCCGTCGAGCGCAGCCCGCAGCTGATACAAGAACTCTCCGAGTTCGAGTTCGAGATTCTCTGGGAGCGGTTCGACTTGATTGACGTCTAGAGTCCCGGTACCGTCATCTTTGACGAACAGTGTGACCGCGAGCAGACGCATAATGTCGAGACCGTTCCAGATCTCGGCCGTTTCGTTTGAGTGATGGACAGCACGACCGATTCTCGCGTGGCATTTTGAAAAGAGTTCCGAAACACTCGTCTGTGCCATTAGGCAAAATCCTCAACACCACAACAACTGATAGGACAAACTTCCGGATCGCCGAACAGGATAGTGTGGAGGCTACTTCAACCGCATGGTACCTTCGGCGCTGTTAATGAGAATTTCCTTGAACGGCAGACCATCTTCCTTGTGAGCTTCACGAAAAGCCTCAACTTGTTGTGCATCGACCAGCGCCTCCACACCGATCACCAAAGTGAGGTCTTTGACCGCCTCCGGGCCGCCATATCGTCTCAGTTTCAATGCAAGTCCAGCCTCGATCCAGCTGCCATCGTCGGGAAGCTCGGTCGCGACACCTGGGGTGAGCACGAGTACTTCTGGATTGGCTTCATCCCGGAACAGGACGACATTGGACAAGTAGCCGCTCAACTCAGGGTCAATAGCAAATAGTTCCATGAAGTCGAGCGCGCGCGTGTCCTGCGGCGGTTCAGGCTGGCGCGCCGCCAGATAGTCGGCAAGACTTTCAATCTGTGCCCGAGGGATGCCACGCTCCATAGCGTATCCGAGCGGTGTGAAGCCAACGGAGAGGTTGGACGCATGTCGTATCTTGAGCGCTGTCGTCAAATCACGCACGAAGCGCGCAAGGTTCTGATTGTCAGCTCTTATTTGGTAGTCGTGCGGGATGGTCACTACCTGAACCATACGTTCAGGGAATTCCTGGCTTCTGCTGACAAAGAGGACGTCAGCAGGCTCCCAGTCACTTGAAATCACCTCGTAGTCTGCGCCAAGCTCCTGGTTCAGGTAAGCTGCGGCTTCTGTCCCCTCTGCAAGTTCGCGTCGTTTCTTTTCGACTTCCTTCGCGCTCATCAATGGTGCCTGACTCCTCTCTCAATACCAATACAGATCATAAGGTCAGGCAGCCAAACTGCTGCTTATCTGAATGGTGACATGACGTGTTCTACGGAGCAGTAAGACAACGAGGCCGAGATCGTCGAGGACATCATTGTGACCCCCAGGGTATGCGGGGCCAACGATTCGCTCACCACAAGACGGTCACGCTGCGGAGGCTTGGTCCTGCGGAGGGTCCGCCGGAGCTTTCCACTTCTCGCCTGGAAACAGATAGGAAGTGATCGTCTCAAAGAGATTCTGGAGGATCTGCTCCAGCCGCGGCGACGCCTTCCGCCCAAAGTCCTTGAACTCGGATAAATAGTCATGCATCTGGGAAAGGACTTCGACATCCCGCACGGTGCGATGATGCAGCGCGTAAACAAAGTCAAAATCCACCGCCTCGACGGAATGGATCATGCTTTCCAGATCGTGAATGCTGAGAACCGTCAGAGAGCGAACGACGACTCCCGATCGCAGCTCATGACTACGG
This portion of the Edaphobacter sp. 4G125 genome encodes:
- a CDS encoding PIN domain-containing protein; amino-acid sequence: MRIIISDTSCLIDLRKAALLAGFLRLPFEILIPNTLFEEELLSFTAREKKVLFEAGLKVVDLPGPQVSRARDVIRARPRLSIHDGFAFALAETHSGCILLTGDLELRSLAESSRIEVHGVLWVCDQLFEGKLSSAAQLHKALSQLAADPAVRLPKKELAGYIRRYQTLK
- a CDS encoding helix-turn-helix domain-containing protein, with the protein product MIADRILLARRKAGFSLRDLAAKMDNRVTAQAIGKYERGEDIPSSGVLIALAKALEVSVTYLMDTQGLVLSGVEFRTKANTTSADRATVETEVLEWIERYLQIEHILDLDSAEWKPPFATLKKLQRIEDSEGLAREVRSKWMLGTDPIPNMTELLEEKGLKVLIVDLPDRVSGFTCIVAREEGSPGLPVIVVNRQFSLERRRLTLAHELAHRVIDPTSLPDKEEEKAANLFAGAFLMPQEHLLREVGKQRNALGYKELIALKRLYRVSGAALLMRLKQIGVINESILTYAFQTIARGWRTHEPEELEEEKIRGERERPRRFERLCYRALAENFVSLSKAAELLRIPLPKVEAGLKGPQIDHADHHQ
- a CDS encoding PIN domain-containing protein, which encodes MDRLIRSDILPHVVELTEAMPALAALWPRVLQMRLVFDANRVHAELRWRLTRRKNPSDRSAIHEAIVAGVVVLFAPEQLKSEIAKYLEDIAEDTGVSVADVQREWELFQKHLCFYEPKSRPSSAESYADVDDFPYLATLREVDTQAVYTSDRHLAAMHAPVVSAFIDTHLRDYARASSVQIVLQLGSSFSVIVSWEFLCAAYRLFTRSIQALKRLPPAAQVVLAGVTAAAVLNPKSREKLIAGWNSLFHSEAAALVWKAINHLVLTADAAKRDVDNHYSHLHTVVPAQQRRPLLHHIRAVCVAAGSGINLDELERRVRRGGYESRSKTSRQYLCRILRSDESFIELAPGLWSLRTTSGSPN
- a CDS encoding DEAD/DEAH box helicase family protein is translated as MATDLTTEDSKTLRESSSAAATGGKGYTFADKVAAGFLVQMLARAFPLEATLGFIAELHFETKESGRNLDDLHLVLQNSAGVARWSVSIKSNRQLSGNGFNNTLVGDLWADWRGERGASFDPSSDVFGLITGTVADGPLHDWEELRQEAADPTPVRFLQRIDGEKQISAAKKKIFSSLYPTVSPNQAQREATVRLAARLHVLRFDKNLEEGRYINQCALLVSSGSVEEGTKLWNALCQLAADNRGTGGYFDLQKLLQRLRGTFDLVEYPDFRADWARLDAISGDNLANVRSVLGSGIHFDRTSELAAISESIGEHRITFVAGESGSGKSSLIAQLAREPGRFGHTLWLTPAQLSKTSQTEIATSNGLRHTLLELVRSSSRSSSLLVIDALEKFEGEARSRVIELLRTVSERGFAGWKVVISGHLQSWEKAQGLLREAGVTDFVKTDLELPSIAAIRSAVQKVPGINLLLFRQELQQILRNLMVLDWVLRTNVVQSLSNEPGGRIGETGLINLIWEHWIGKDRRLQRDRLLRELGEHEGEKLSGAVSVDAIQDVQLLDLLETLSNEDLVRITLPTVRFTHDLMGDWARFRALSNLDGNSIARIRTVVQSPRWNRAIRLYAQSLLEGKADLADWNKALADLDALDAESKVTKDLFLEALIFATDAIPLLEAAWTNLIADKGKLLNRLMDRLLFVASFPDPRLRSFVSEENAQASESWFRIPMPLHWIPALFIFSAHAEDVATLALKKGAEVCTLYLRNMPAEMPGRKEAAHLAFALARELQDQVAAWPYSGRDSKVVYEAMLFGAAEDPDSVAQVALEIAGRRAEPDHAVNRRDRAEEEAAAREARWREEHPEEYEQRRISVASLPGGSYFPSRRRSPLPDGPQRRIPEGFRSAVMDWSALTSLMLLRPDAAKEILLAVCLEDPGHRDQEGPIRSFGLEHWLNGYPPIYFKGPFYTFLQQSPQAALETIVKLSNIVTEQGLRAERVDPLNADDRERCALKFTVKGRTVYWFGNGQIYYLHRGGRLNDDVLVCALMALEKWLYDELSAGREIDNYVQYIFENATSLAFAGILVSVGLYHPALFHGCLRPLLGNMHIYECQSHAALNESSEPWRISFAGRPQQEIQLAIQWNRMPHRCVLLRDLVPRLLVENTETQTYLKECAAEWEATVKPTTDDDKESFTLFLARFKPETYVLTPRPDNMIEIRPTLPDEVEQKRQESQAEAEFRLLSHGMALQARQILNTGESLTADKLPEFFQQLQRIHQPEYPDSSEDEMRIRLQSIAGGLAVLFIYHRAWLSVNEGMQQWCFDALRNLQDAPTEEHEGPESGNMGICVETFLGELGVFLLQERQDEWVKRLAFEGVTGFYYRSTRLSMGRAYLCREGLGEIFDELISVVLLWSALRRGATRKTGRYTQRPVLPGYKSALCARFLDGRLKRRPVTVAMATRLGANLVERVERLDPSEIARRQWEKQRKAFDKKDRDRDASREMAQVDYEVIVAGFCFLSLELTSGEQTDRSRATGYIRQLFDLEMTTLPILEGEDEGREVGGTPYEFDRWILGLAAELLATVTSQDQARAIYEPVLRRGPAAHYWTRDFLQSWMTSALPRMSDHKLFAEIWQGMVDYTFSLPLWVGRRPGIWFHAEDLSVDLMGLRTDAVKVFGRKEYADLTRVMAPTFKGWGDQWLKFGRVAAWFANYLATESGRSLLPQGIQQLSEVVGFFSERDWEEGGLPLTLTSALAAGWRYASSEITADAALREAYLRILMELCSRSVAEAIHLRDRISHIIPMG